The Flavobacterium sp. 123 genome contains a region encoding:
- a CDS encoding ABC transporter ATP-binding protein — protein sequence MSATNQKVIIEIKDLKKSYGNNHVLDGFNMNLNEGENLVIMGKSGSGKSVMIKCLIGLEEPDAGTIEVMGQDINKLDHEELDELRTEVGFLFQGSALYDSMTVRENLEFPLRRHTKKFGVIKDTTPLVMEALENVGLGHTVNLMPEELSGGMKRRIALARTLILQPKIILYDEPTTGLDPITAKEILLLMISIQKKYNTSAIIITHDVDCARVISNRMILLVDGINYAEGTFEELSASTDPKVQAFFK from the coding sequence TGAAAAAAAGTTATGGGAACAATCATGTGCTTGATGGTTTTAATATGAACTTGAATGAAGGGGAAAACTTAGTTATCATGGGAAAATCGGGTTCTGGTAAATCCGTAATGATAAAATGTCTGATTGGATTAGAAGAACCAGATGCGGGAACTATTGAAGTAATGGGACAAGACATTAATAAGCTTGACCATGAGGAATTAGATGAACTAAGAACCGAAGTTGGTTTCTTATTTCAAGGAAGCGCTCTTTATGATTCAATGACCGTTCGAGAAAATTTAGAGTTCCCTTTACGACGACATACCAAAAAGTTTGGCGTAATAAAAGACACCACTCCATTAGTAATGGAAGCCTTAGAAAATGTAGGATTAGGACATACCGTTAATTTGATGCCAGAGGAACTTTCTGGAGGTATGAAGCGTCGAATAGCTTTGGCCAGAACATTAATTCTCCAACCAAAGATAATTCTATACGACGAACCAACTACGGGACTAGATCCAATAACAGCAAAGGAAATTTTGTTATTAATGATTTCGATTCAAAAAAAATACAATACTTCGGCGATTATAATTACACACGATGTGGATTGTGCCAGAGTAATTTCAAATAGAATGATTTTATTGGTTGATGGCATCAATTATGCCGAAGGTACTTTTGAAGAATTATCTGCTTCAACCGATCCTAAAGTGCAAGCTTTCTTTAAATAA